The sequence GCATGGTGTTTGTTTCAGAAATTTTGGTGGGCAGTTTGGAAAAAGCGACAAAGGATTTGGGGTTGAGTGAGTTATTTAGCGGCGTGATTTTGATTCCCCTCTTCGCTGGGGTGGTGGAATACATTGCCTGTGTAACTTTTGCCTGGAAAAATAAAATGGATTTGGCGTTTAATGTGGCGATTGGTTCCACGGTGCAAATCACCATGTTTGTCGCCCCCCTGTTGGTCTTAGCCAGTTCCTTTTTCCCGAAACCAATGAGTTTGCAGTTTAATCTCTTTGAGGTGTTGACGGTGGCGATGACGATTTTGATTACTAATTCCATTGTGAATGATGGGCAAATGAATTGGCTGGAGGGGCTTTTATTATTGGTAACCTATGCGGTGTTGGGGACGGCCTTTTACTTTCATGCTTGAGGAACTGGCGGTTTTAGAACGGGCGTTACGTCAGGCTGGGCAGGCGGTGCGCCAAGTCGTCCAAACGGGGTTAAAAACTACCTATAAAACCGGGGATGACCCCCTCACCCAGGCGGATTTGGCGGCGAATCAGGTACTACAGGCAACCTTGCTGGGGGCGTTTCCCACCGATGGCTGGCTCTCGGAGGAAACCCGGGATGACCCAGGGCGGTTGACCCAAGGGCGGGTGTGGGTGGTGGACCCGATTGACGGCACCCGGGAGTTGGTGCAGGGGATTCCCGAATATGCCCTGTCGGTGGCGTTGGTGGTGGCGGGGGCACCCCGGTTGGGCGGCGTGTACAACCCGGCGCAGGATGAATTGTTCCTGGGGGTGGTGGGGGAGGGGGTGACCTGCAATGGTCAAGCGGTGCGGGCGGATCATGCCTTGGGCGAGATTCCCCTGGTGTTGGCGAGCCGCTCGGAGGTGCAACGGGGGGAATGGGAACGGTTTGGGGGACAGGTGCAGATTCAGGTGGTGGGTTCGATTGCCTACAAGTTGGCGTTGGTGGCGGCGGGGCGGGCGGATGCGACCTTTAGCCTGGGGCCGAAACATGAGTGGGATGTGGCGGGGGGCGTGGCGTTGGTGTTGGCAGGGGGGGGGGTGGCGACGACCGCCGGGGGACAGGTTTTGCAATTTAATCAAATGCCTCCCCTTGTACCCAATCTGGTGGCGACGACGGTGCAGGCGGCAGGGGTCATGGGGCAGATTTTGGCTCCCGCATTAGGATAGAAGGGAGCAGTGCGGGGGGCGGGGATGAAAACGGCGGAGGACTTGCGGCAGTTGTTGCAAAGCAAGTGGGGTTATGCCTACGATGTGCAACTGCGGCCATTACGCAATCGGATGTACTTTCAGGTGATGTGGCGGTATTTGGAGCAGGTATCGTTTCCCTTGACTGAGGAGGAATATCTGGCACATTTGCACGAGGTGCTGTTGTACTTGCATGAATGGCAGGTGGTGGAGCAGGTGTGGCATTGGTTGGAGCAGACCCGGGAACGGCCTCGGCTGGGGCGGGCGGTGAGTTTGCCGCTCAATTTGGGGCAACGGGCGGGGGAGTGGCTGGGGGAACCGGGATAAATGCCCACAG comes from Synechococcus sp. C9 and encodes:
- a CDS encoding 3'(2'),5'-bisphosphate nucleotidase CysQ — translated: MLEELAVLERALRQAGQAVRQVVQTGLKTTYKTGDDPLTQADLAANQVLQATLLGAFPTDGWLSEETRDDPGRLTQGRVWVVDPIDGTRELVQGIPEYALSVALVVAGAPRLGGVYNPAQDELFLGVVGEGVTCNGQAVRADHALGEIPLVLASRSEVQRGEWERFGGQVQIQVVGSIAYKLALVAAGRADATFSLGPKHEWDVAGGVALVLAGGGVATTAGGQVLQFNQMPPLVPNLVATTVQAAGVMGQILAPALG
- a CDS encoding DUF3067 family protein; this encodes MKTAEDLRQLLQSKWGYAYDVQLRPLRNRMYFQVMWRYLEQVSFPLTEEEYLAHLHEVLLYLHEWQVVEQVWHWLEQTRERPRLGRAVSLPLNLGQRAGEWLGEPG